A window of Acinetobacter sp. TR3 contains these coding sequences:
- a CDS encoding ESPR-type extended signal peptide-containing protein — MNRIFKKIWSRSLGRVVVVSENAKSEVKTNKTGGIVETNTFFNEFGSFSTQNKLRLKPLVIALGLSTVTLATQQVFAEQVITCGAKDSNTNPGIAATTHGNTIVSQQYWGAINCYNNAPISDSKIANDDFDVTINADTLKVGAGGITSKGSLSGSAGNGTISFNNNKITNLANGTSTNDAVNFGQLNSLANVFGGGAGFSGGVFTGPTYVIQGSNYTNIGSAFTAVNTKLTSLQSQIDGLPTGGGADGKSAYELAVVGGYVGTQTQWLASLKGDKGDKGDKGDVGATGATGAKGDKGDVGATGATGAQGDKGDKGDVGATGATGATGAQGDKGDKGDVGATGATGATGAQGDKGDKGDKGDVGAQGDKGDKGDVGATGATGATGAQGDKGDKGDKGDVGATGATGAQGDKGDKGDKGDVGATGATGATGAQGDKGDKGDIGATGATGAQGDKGDKGDVGATGATGAKGDKGDVGATGATGAKGDKGDVGATGATGAKGDKGDKGDVGATGAIGATGAQGDKGDKGDVGATGATGAQGDKGDKGDVGATGATGAKGDKGDIGATGATGAKGDKGDVGATGATGAKGDKGDKGDVGATGAIGATGAQGDKGDKGDKGDVGATGATGAQGDKGDKGDKGDVGATGATGATGAQGDKGDKGDIGATGATGAQGDKGDKGDVGATGATGAKGDKGDVGATGATGATGAQGDKGDKGDVGATGATGAKGDKGDKGDVGATGATGAKGDKGDKGDVGATGAIGATGAQGDKGDKGDKGDVGATGATGAKGDKGDVGATGATGAKGDKGDKGDVGATGAIGATGAQGDKGDKGDVGATGATGAQGDKGDKGDVGATGATGAKGDKGDIGATGATGAKGDKGDVGATGATGAKGDKGDKGDVGATGAIGATGAQGDKGDKGDKGDVGATGATGAQGDKGDKGDKGDVGATGATGATGAQGDKGDKGDIGATGATGAQGDKGDKGDVGATGATGAKGDKGDVGATGATGATGAQGDKGDKGDVGATGATGAKGDKGDKGDVGATGAIGATGAQGDKGDKGDVGATGATGAQGDKGDKGDIGATGATGAKGDKGDIGATGATGAKGDKGDVGATGATGAQGDKGDKGDVGATGATGAQGDKGDKGDVGATGATGATGAQGDKGDKGDVGATGATGAQGDKGDKGDVGATGTTGAQGDKGDKGDVGATGATGAQGDKGDKGDVGATGATGAQGDKGDKGDKGDVGATGATGAQGDKGDKGDKGDVGATGATGAKGDVGATGATGAQGDKGDKGDVGATGATGAKGDKGDKGDVGATGATGAQGDKGDKGDVGATGATGATGAQGDKGDKGDVGATGATGATGAQGDKGDKGDKGDVGATGATGATGAQGDKGDKGDIGATGATGAKGDKGDVGATGATGATGAQGDKGDKGDIGATGATGAKGDKGDVGATGATGATGAQGDKGDKGDVGATGATGAQGDKGDKGDKGDVGATGATGAQGDKGDKGDVGATGTTGAQGDKGDKGDVGATGATGAQGDKGDKGDVGATGATGAKGDKGDIGATGATGAQGDKGDKGDVGATGATGAKGDKGNKGDIGATGATGAKGDKGDVGATGATGAKGPKGDTGANGKSAFEIAVDNGYSGTEQEWLASQGGGNNPYFDANPNVTSSGAKATGSGATALGDGAVADGENNTVVGSGASAKGKSNTVVGKGNKVEGERSGAFGDPNVIQANGSYAVGNDNTVTGDNSFVVGNNVNTAAKNAVVLGNDSASDRDNTVSVGAAGKERQIIHVAAGVQDTDAVNVKQMKDANTKTLTDAKTYADAGDQATLTSAKGYTDSREVVMRQEYKTADAKVLSDSKAYTDTKVMDLENNFRDVSSRVDQTNQDVRKNREIAAQGIAGITAMTNIPMPAEQGASTVGMGMGYYDSQSAIAVGASHYFDNGVAIKGAFSTGFNNGNTTAVGAGVSYSWK; from the coding sequence ATGAATCGTATCTTTAAAAAAATTTGGAGTAGATCTCTAGGGCGTGTAGTTGTTGTATCCGAGAATGCTAAAAGCGAAGTGAAGACGAATAAGACAGGTGGTATTGTTGAGACGAATACTTTTTTTAATGAATTTGGGTCTTTCAGTACTCAAAATAAATTACGGTTAAAACCGCTCGTTATCGCTTTAGGATTATCAACCGTTACTTTAGCGACTCAACAAGTTTTTGCCGAGCAAGTGATAACCTGTGGCGCAAAAGATTCAAATACAAATCCAGGTATTGCAGCCACAACTCATGGCAATACGATTGTGAGCCAACAATATTGGGGAGCGATCAATTGTTATAACAATGCACCAATTTCAGATAGCAAAATCGCAAATGATGATTTCGATGTCACTATTAATGCAGACACTTTAAAAGTGGGTGCAGGAGGAATTACCTCTAAAGGTTCATTAAGTGGTTCAGCTGGTAACGGAACCATTTCTTTTAATAATAATAAAATCACCAACCTTGCTAATGGTACATCTACAAATGACGCAGTTAATTTTGGACAATTAAATTCATTAGCCAACGTTTTTGGCGGTGGCGCTGGTTTTAGCGGAGGCGTATTTACTGGCCCAACTTATGTCATACAAGGGTCAAATTATACAAATATAGGAAGTGCTTTTACTGCTGTAAATACTAAATTAACGAGTTTACAAAGCCAAATTGATGGTTTACCAACAGGCGGTGGAGCTGACGGTAAAAGTGCTTATGAACTTGCAGTTGTAGGTGGATATGTTGGTACACAAACGCAGTGGCTAGCCTCTTTAAAAGGTGACAAAGGCGACAAGGGCGATAAAGGTGATGTAGGTGCTACAGGCGCGACTGGAGCTAAGGGCGACAAAGGTGACGTAGGTGCTACGGGCGCAACTGGAGCTCAGGGTGACAAGGGCGATAAAGGTGATGTAGGTGCTACGGGTGCGACTGGAGCCACAGGAGCTCAAGGTGACAAAGGCGATAAAGGTGATGTAGGTGCTACGGGTGCAACTGGAGCCACAGGAGCTCAAGGTGACAAGGGCGATAAAGGTGATAAAGGTGACGTAGGTGCTCAAGGTGACAAGGGCGACAAAGGTGATGTCGGTGCTACGGGTGCAACTGGAGCCACTGGTGCTCAAGGTGACAAGGGCGATAAAGGTGATAAAGGTGACGTAGGTGCTACGGGCGCAACAGGAGCTCAAGGTGACAAGGGCGATAAAGGCGATAAAGGTGACGTAGGTGCTACGGGCGCAACTGGAGCTACAGGTGCTCAAGGTGACAAGGGCGACAAAGGTGATATCGGCGCAACTGGAGCTACAGGAGCTCAAGGTGACAAGGGCGATAAAGGTGACGTAGGTGCTACGGGCGCAACTGGAGCTAAAGGCGATAAAGGTGACGTAGGTGCTACGGGCGCAACTGGAGCTAAAGGCGATAAAGGTGATGTCGGTGCTACGGGTGCAACAGGAGCTAAAGGCGATAAAGGTGATAAAGGTGATGTCGGCGCAACTGGTGCAATAGGAGCTACAGGAGCTCAGGGTGACAAGGGCGATAAAGGTGATGTCGGTGCAACTGGAGCTACAGGTGCTCAAGGTGACAAGGGCGACAAAGGTGATGTCGGTGCTACGGGTGCAACAGGAGCTAAAGGCGACAAAGGTGATATCGGCGCGACTGGCGCAACTGGAGCTAAAGGCGATAAAGGTGATGTCGGTGCTACGGGTGCAACAGGAGCTAAAGGCGATAAAGGTGATAAAGGTGATGTCGGCGCAACTGGTGCAATAGGAGCTACAGGAGCTCAGGGTGACAAGGGCGATAAAGGTGATAAAGGTGACGTAGGTGCTACGGGCGCAACAGGAGCTCAAGGTGACAAGGGCGATAAAGGCGATAAAGGTGACGTAGGTGCTACGGGCGCAACTGGAGCTACAGGTGCTCAAGGTGACAAGGGCGACAAAGGTGATATCGGCGCAACTGGAGCTACAGGAGCTCAAGGTGACAAGGGCGATAAAGGTGACGTAGGTGCTACGGGCGCAACTGGAGCTAAAGGCGATAAAGGTGATGTCGGTGCTACGGGTGCGACTGGTGCCACAGGAGCTCAAGGTGACAAGGGCGATAAAGGTGACGTAGGTGCTACGGGTGCAACAGGAGCTAAAGGCGATAAAGGTGATAAAGGTGATGTCGGCGCAACTGGTGCAACAGGAGCTAAAGGCGATAAAGGTGATAAAGGTGATGTCGGCGCAACTGGTGCAATAGGAGCTACAGGAGCTCAGGGTGACAAGGGCGATAAAGGTGATAAAGGTGACGTAGGTGCTACGGGCGCAACTGGAGCTAAAGGCGATAAAGGTGATGTCGGTGCTACGGGTGCAACAGGAGCTAAAGGCGATAAAGGTGATAAAGGTGATGTCGGCGCAACTGGTGCAATAGGAGCTACAGGAGCTCAGGGTGACAAGGGCGATAAAGGTGATGTCGGTGCAACTGGAGCTACAGGTGCTCAAGGTGACAAGGGCGACAAAGGTGATGTCGGTGCTACGGGTGCAACAGGAGCTAAAGGCGACAAAGGTGATATCGGCGCGACTGGCGCAACTGGAGCTAAAGGCGATAAAGGTGATGTCGGTGCTACGGGTGCAACAGGAGCTAAAGGCGATAAAGGTGATAAAGGTGATGTCGGCGCAACTGGTGCAATAGGAGCTACAGGAGCTCAGGGTGACAAGGGCGATAAAGGTGATAAAGGTGACGTAGGTGCTACGGGCGCAACAGGAGCTCAAGGTGACAAGGGCGATAAAGGCGATAAAGGTGACGTAGGTGCTACGGGCGCAACTGGAGCTACAGGTGCTCAAGGTGACAAGGGCGACAAAGGTGATATCGGCGCAACTGGAGCTACAGGAGCTCAAGGTGACAAGGGCGATAAAGGTGACGTAGGTGCTACGGGCGCAACTGGAGCTAAAGGCGATAAAGGTGATGTCGGTGCTACGGGTGCGACTGGTGCCACAGGAGCTCAAGGTGACAAGGGCGATAAAGGTGACGTAGGTGCTACGGGTGCAACAGGAGCTAAAGGCGATAAAGGTGATAAAGGTGATGTCGGCGCAACTGGTGCAATAGGAGCTACAGGAGCTCAGGGTGACAAGGGCGATAAAGGTGATGTCGGTGCAACTGGAGCTACAGGTGCTCAAGGTGACAAGGGCGACAAAGGTGATATCGGCGCGACTGGCGCAACTGGAGCTAAAGGCGACAAAGGTGATATCGGCGCGACTGGCGCAACTGGAGCTAAAGGCGATAAAGGTGATGTCGGTGCGACTGGTGCCACAGGTGCTCAAGGTGACAAGGGCGACAAAGGTGATGTCGGTGCTACGGGTGCAACTGGAGCTCAAGGTGACAAGGGCGATAAAGGTGACGTAGGTGCTACGGGTGCAACAGGCGCTACAGGTGCTCAAGGTGACAAGGGCGATAAAGGTGATGTCGGTGCAACTGGAGCCACTGGTGCTCAAGGTGACAAGGGCGATAAAGGTGACGTAGGTGCTACGGGCACAACAGGCGCTCAAGGTGACAAGGGCGATAAAGGTGACGTAGGTGCTACGGGTGCAACTGGAGCTCAAGGTGACAAGGGCGATAAAGGTGACGTAGGTGCTACGGGTGCAACAGGAGCTCAAGGTGACAAGGGCGATAAAGGTGATAAAGGTGACGTAGGTGCTACGGGCGCAACAGGAGCTCAAGGTGACAAGGGCGATAAAGGCGATAAAGGTGACGTAGGTGCTACGGGCGCAACTGGAGCTAAAGGCGACGTAGGTGCTACTGGTGCAACAGGAGCTCAAGGTGACAAGGGTGATAAAGGTGACGTAGGTGCTACGGGTGCAACAGGAGCTAAAGGCGATAAAGGTGATAAAGGTGATGTCGGTGCTACGGGTGCAACTGGAGCTCAAGGTGACAAGGGCGATAAAGGTGACGTAGGTGCTACGGGTGCAACAGGCGCTACAGGTGCTCAAGGTGACAAGGGCGATAAAGGTGATGTCGGTGCTACGGGTGCAACTGGAGCCACTGGTGCTCAAGGTGACAAGGGCGATAAAGGTGATAAAGGTGACGTAGGTGCTACGGGCGCAACAGGCGCTACAGGTGCTCAAGGTGACAAGGGCGACAAAGGTGATATCGGCGCGACTGGCGCAACTGGAGCTAAAGGCGATAAAGGTGATGTAGGTGCTACGGGCGCGACTGGTGCCACAGGTGCTCAAGGTGACAAGGGCGACAAAGGTGATATCGGCGCGACTGGCGCAACTGGAGCTAAAGGCGATAAAGGTGATGTAGGTGCTACGGGCGCGACTGGTGCCACAGGTGCTCAAGGTGACAAGGGCGACAAAGGTGATGTCGGTGCTACGGGTGCAACTGGAGCTCAAGGTGACAAGGGCGATAAAGGTGATAAAGGTGACGTAGGTGCTACGGGTGCAACAGGCGCTCAAGGTGACAAGGGCGATAAAGGTGATGTCGGTGCTACGGGCACAACAGGCGCTCAAGGTGACAAGGGCGATAAAGGTGACGTCGGTGCTACGGGTGCAACAGGAGCTCAAGGTGACAAGGGCGATAAAGGTGACGTAGGTGCTACGGGTGCAACAGGAGCTAAAGGCGACAAAGGTGATATCGGCGCGACTGGAGCCACAGGTGCTCAAGGTGACAAAGGCGATAAAGGTGATGTCGGTGCTACGGGTGCAACTGGAGCTAAAGGTGACAAGGGCAATAAAGGTGATATCGGCGCGACTGGCGCAACTGGAGCTAAAGGCGATAAAGGTGATGTAGGTGCTACGGGCGCGACTGGAGCTAAAGGACCGAAAGGAGATACGGGAGCAAATGGTAAAAGTGCATTTGAAATAGCTGTTGACAATGGTTATTCAGGTACAGAACAAGAGTGGCTTGCATCTCAAGGTGGTGGTAACAATCCTTACTTTGATGCGAATCCAAATGTAACGAGCTCTGGAGCTAAAGCTACAGGCTCTGGAGCTACTGCTCTTGGAGATGGTGCTGTTGCCGATGGTGAAAATAATACGGTGGTGGGTTCTGGAGCTTCAGCAAAAGGAAAATCAAATACTGTAGTCGGTAAAGGCAATAAAGTTGAAGGTGAGCGTTCAGGTGCCTTTGGTGATCCAAATGTCATTCAAGCAAATGGAAGTTATGCTGTTGGTAATGATAATACGGTCACTGGTGATAACAGTTTTGTTGTTGGCAATAACGTAAATACTGCTGCCAAAAATGCTGTTGTTTTGGGTAATGATTCAGCTTCAGACAGAGATAATACTGTTTCAGTTGGTGCTGCTGGTAAGGAACGTCAGATTATTCATGTTGCAGCTGGTGTGCAAGATACTGATGCTGTAAATGTTAAGCAGATGAAAGATGCGAATACCAAAACTTTAACTGATGCTAAAACTTATGCAGATGCAGGTGATCAGGCAACATTAACAAGTGCAAAAGGATATACAGATAGTCGTGAAGTGGTAATGCGTCAAGAATATAAAACTGCTGATGCAAAAGTGCTTTCTGATTCGAAAGCTTATACTGATACCAAAGTTATGGATCTAGAAAATAACTTTAGAGATGTATCTAGCCGTGTGGATCAAACCAATCAAGATGTTCGTAAAAACCGAGAAATTGCCGCGCAAGGTATTGCTGGTATTACTGCGATGACAAATATTCCAATGCCAGCTGAACAAGGGGCTTCTACTGTTGGTATGGGTATGGGGTATTATGATAGTCAGTCTGCTATCGCTGTGGGAGCAAGTCATTACTTCGATAATGGTGTTGCAATCAAGGGAGCATTCTCAACAGGCTTTAATAATGGTAATACAACTGCTGTAGGTGCTGGTGTGTCTTATTCTTGGAAATAA
- a CDS encoding helix-turn-helix domain-containing protein, which yields MSSIHDPRYKNLIKELIKIRELKNITQVELATSLKKPQSYIAKVENLDRRIDILELHDWLSALDKSINDFLVCCFEQ from the coding sequence ATGAGCTCAATACATGACCCTCGATACAAAAACCTGATCAAAGAATTAATTAAAATACGTGAGTTGAAAAATATTACTCAGGTAGAACTCGCTACATCCTTAAAAAAGCCACAATCATACATAGCTAAAGTTGAAAACCTAGACAGAAGAATTGATATATTAGAATTGCATGATTGGCTATCAGCTTTAGATAAATCTATTAATGATTTTTTAGTATGCTGTTTTGAGCAGTAA